The region TCCTTTTCCCGAAACGTTTTCCTCCCAGTACAAAATACACGTTGGACAACGCGAGCTGAACAACTATGGCTTGTTTGGGAACAAATACAGACAAGAAATATACGGTAAGTCAGTGGCTGTGGTTCATGTTTAGCTACATTGTCCCGTTAGCTGCTAATGCTAGCTTCGTAGTTGTGCTGGATTCgcatttttttcagttgtttaacacaaaatcttggttttttttttatctctgaaaGACTTGCTTTCTCCCTTCTGTTGCtctgtttattcagtttttgagAATAATCATTCCTTGCATCTatctttttttgtagtttatttatataaacaacAACTTATATTTAAGCTTAACGCGTTTAAAGCGTtttagtttgacatttttgactTCTGTCACAAATGTAAGCTATTAATTAAGGTTTAGGCTTCAAAGTAATGCGTGTTATCCGTTAGGTGGGCGTTTCTGGGGGAGGTCAGCTGACATGCAACTTCACCCatgactggtttgttttttcctcctcagataAGACAAAGAACTTGCTTTTCAGCGGCGCCAAAGCTGTAATGGACAAGATATGGACAGGAGAGGAGAAGTGCGCAGACTCACAGCCCAGTGGACAGCCGTCCTCGTGCAGTCAACCCCTGCTGAGGGGACAGACAATTATTGGACATGATGGGAGACTGACGAGAACAAGTGCTGCACAAGGTCAGTCCAAACTGAAGcagggaaaaataaattaagaacaGTTTAAAGACTCTGTTAGGTTAATATTAAATTAGTTCTGTGTACAAACCTGTTGTCACCTGTGAGATCTTTTTCAGCTATTTAtcaaaaaacagacatcagtttcctaaacctaattaaaatcttatttaacATGCACGATTCGACCATAACTCTCATATTTTGGATTCCATTTAAACTTTGGTTGTGCTGTCAGTAATAAGTGCCTTAAGTAAACATATGaaccttttttattcattacatTTTCAATGTTTCATTTTGCCTTTTCCATTTGTCTTTTGCCCGTGAATCAACTGACATGAGCACccagatattaaaataaaaaacttaaaaatttgGTTTTGAAATTCAGCCGTGTATTTAATGACCTCCACTGATGGTTCTGAGTGCCACACTATCTGTTATACAAGCTgtgttcagctgcttttgttggtttttcttaAAGCATGACATCAAAATCAATACTAAGAGGAGTTTGACTGGTGCTGATTCATGAAAGGGAAAATGGTTTGTCTGCCAAGAttgtaaatttttgttttttaaagtagagCTTTTTGTGTAAACAGTGCATCGATTACAATCTGTTTATATAAATACTTGATTTTGTTCCAGTGGGGTAATGCTAAAGTAGTCACAGAACTGCGATATAAACACTGTATTTGCACCAGTCAACCAATAATCCAAATGAagatccaaaaaaaacaaaaaagtacaacaaaataaatcagtgctAACTggtttgttacattttaataaagtttatatttggGTTCTCGTCACCACCTAAGTGTGACGACTGAGCTCTAGTTTAGTCTTGTCACTCGATATATCCTGTAAAATAAGAAGTATATATTGTTAtagaaaagcagctgaaattataaagcaaattaaatgatttatttcattttttacaggCGTGGCTCTGTTTAAAAACTCTACGATAAAGTTTGCTGCTACACATGAACTTTTGAGCTTAGTGAATTGATAATTTTGATactttttccctttaaaattAGTCAGGAAAATGATATTGGGacacatgtttcttttttttttaatttttttaaaaagcatacaTATTTGCCTTTTACCAGCAGATGTCAGGCTCGTCACAGGTTTGCATATGTCTTTGGttactttttggttttgttgcttCGCTGAATGGTTCTGGatgtttatctatttttttttttctacataggTGCACAGGTGGCTCCCacatgctgctgtgtgtgtcaGAAAAACCAGGGCTCCAGGACATCGTGTTCCCAGTGCGACAGGCTTGTCTGCTCCTCTTGTACCCGGCTCTGTTCCAGCTGCTCGAGCCTCTGCTGCTCCGTCTGCACCATCATAGAGTAAGACACATTCTGGGACTTTTCACTAACTCCGTCTCTGAGAACGCTGTTCTAAATAACTGTCTCTGCATCTGTAGACGGTAAAGGTCCACATCTGTGTACTTTTATTTGTATCCTTTTGAAAGATTTCCTGATAgactttttaatttacaaataagaatagattaatttattatttatttcaatagCATGTCTTTTGCTTGTGCTATGACACACTTCAAATGTTTGCATaacttaaaatgtattttccttaTGTTGTATGAGTGAAATGAAGGAAAAgttctgtatttaaaataaatatggatACAAATCATTTGTAGTGCAGTATTAGTGATTTTTGCATTGTATTCAAGCTCAATCACAAATTTAGACCATgtaggacaaaataaatgtctataTTTGGCATTTTGTAGTTGacaagttttaaatcttttagttttgtaaaagttgcatgggagagaaaaaagtaaCAGAGACAAATTGACCTCTAGAAGTATACCAGATAAGCTTTAGAGAAGTTCAAGAAGTTCTGAtgtctcatttaaaacaacaacgacAAGAATACAAATTTATAAATTCATtagaaaggttttaaaacaaagacaacataGGAAGAGGATAAGCCATTGAAATTATGTAATTACATTTACTGCCACAAGAGGGAGACAAAGGTACACACAGCAGCTGGAAAGGCTTCAAAGCTTTGTAGGAAAAATGATTCTGATTTCTTTAATCTTGGGATTTTATGAATCTGTTTTTATCATGTTAAAATGAAGTGAGGTTAAATTGTAAGATGaccaggtttgtgtgtgtgtgtttttttttttaatttttattttctgtgtgtgcttATTCCACCCTGCTTTTTTTGTCCTCATCTGGGTGAAACCAAACTCGCTGAGTGTGAGGTGTGGTGTAATGTTTGCTGTTGTTAAGCTAGTAAAACAATTCTTTCTAGATATTTAAcaacatgtttttcttcctgttgttcTGCAGTTACAGCGGGCGATACGATGAGGTgatgtgctgcagctgtgcaaCGTGAAAAAGGACCAACGCAGGGATCTGGAGTTTGTGCTTGTACAGTTGCCTTGTTTGAGATGTGACAAAGATgacattttattcttgtttttttatatataatccTGATTCTTGTATATACATTTATTCCAAGAAattaactgaaataaacttgAACACTTTTATAccagctttctttctttttagtgtattttgttatatttcttATGCTGCATATAAAAATTTGACCCGGAAGCctgattatttttagttttagattgAAAACAtcagcaggtggcagcacaCTTTATCAGTAACTTGCTTGAGAGATACCGAGTTGTGATCAAATTTGGCATCCTGACTTCTTTCCTTAGCGGTCGAGCAAATTTGTCTCACTTTGCTAAAGAGAAACGGCTTCAACCTTTTAGCCAAAAGTGCACAAGTTTTGTCTCGGCTCGACAATGATAATGAAATTCCAACCCAGCTTGTCTGGGCTGACCTTGAGaatttatcagatttatttatttgaagcagCCAGAGGTTGAACAGGACCGGAGCTTTGAAGCAGACGGTTTGGCTACAGTTATCCCCGCCGGACACGACCTTGTGGTGTAATCATGTCTTtatgtttgctgctgtttgtcagtGGTGACAGCCTGTTTCAGGGTCAGCTATTatacactgttttaaaaacaattctcTGTGGCACTTGATTGAAATAAGTCACATGACAGGATGCAGTGGATGCGGGCTTGGATGAGTGGGTTTCTCGGAGCGCTGCGGAGTCCCATCACTTGCTCGGTGGGCCAGTTGTGGCTCCGGTCTTCAGGGAGCTCGTGCAGTTGGTGTCCGAGGGCACCGCTTGATTTCTGGCTGAGTGAGCAGACAGCTGCTGGCGAGCCAGGCGTCAAGTTGTCTGCACATTTCTTGATAAGGCTTTAAGGAACTCGCATGAACTTGAAAGGAAGACATCAAATTTTGAAGCTGCgtaaaactaaagacagaaaaaaaaatagctgaagCCTAAACTGATAGTTGTGTTTAGAGCTGAACTCTGGTTtatcaatgtttgttttattttcctgcatctGTGTAAACCTAACCCCTCACACCCCCTTTTTGTCttaattgtgtaaatgctgcCTTTAGGTTAGTTTCAGGCtagttttttaggttttaactaggcttttttacttttagcttccattttgctactttgagctagccttttgctacttttagcctttgaCTATGATTCTGCTAtatttagctaaccttttgttatttttagcttttgatacttttggatttcagctcatttttttctacttttcctctctgcttcctttagtttttagctagtcttttgtaacttttagctactgttttgctgcttttaggtgTTATCTGGCTCTTGCTGCTTTTgcctactgttttgctacttttagtttttagctggcACTCtgctttaataactcagtttcagcttcttcagcagatttcagcagtctTTCGGTTCACGCtgcgttttcacagaaaatgtcttttttttttttagaagtttcCTCATGATGACTCCATATGCCTTCGAAACAAGACTGCAGCTGTTAAAGTTTTCAGCACATCCTCATCCATGGCACCAAACGGGCCAAAAGGTCACTGTGTTTCCTTGCTACAGGAAGATGCCCATCTACTCGCCGGTGCAGAAAGCTGGGAAGAGGTGGGGGCCACataataacccccccccccccacacacacacacacacacacacacacacacacacacacactcagcagaCAGCACCAACTGCACTCAGCCAGCGGGAGCACGTGGCTTTGTCTTTCAGCTATTCTTTTGGGTACCAGCTGTGGTCTGAGTGTGGCGAGCGTCAAAGCAAGTGATGCTGCTGCTATAAATATGCGTGAACGAGTGTGAGTAAGTGACAGCTGTACAGTGGACCAAGGACACGCCGTCTTGGCACTGTCAGGGAGAGCCGGTCCAAAAAAGGCAAATGCAGTGTGAGACGACCCTCGCTGATAAATATGCATTTGAACCAATTATCACCAAAAAGGCAACAAGGTTTTTGCCTCTGGGTGTgggtttgttagcaaaatatctcgtgaatctctggatggatttcaataaaaccttaaagtaaGCTTTCAATCCAAGACGGACACCGTGTCCACTtgactttagaaaaaaactcaacaaaggCTATAAGTccgtcagttttgcagatattgacctagatttggtgtggcagtagctgagagttgtcttCAGCACATTCCCTGAGTGCTATCTCCTCCTGTGAGAACTCACAGCATCAGATCGTGTATAAatcttttacaaggtttgactcaAACATCTAAAATACTTAGGTTGttataaaacatcttcaaataaGTTCAAATTTCTTCTTAAAG is a window of Kryptolebias marmoratus isolate JLee-2015 linkage group LG10, ASM164957v2, whole genome shotgun sequence DNA encoding:
- the siva1 gene encoding apoptosis regulatory protein Siva: MPKRTCPFPETFSSQYKIHVGQRELNNYGLFGNKYRQEIYDKTKNLLFSGAKAVMDKIWTGEEKCADSQPSGQPSSCSQPLLRGQTIIGHDGRLTRTSAAQGAQVAPTCCCVCQKNQGSRTSCSQCDRLVCSSCTRLCSSCSSLCCSVCTIIDYSGRYDEVMCCSCAT